From the genome of Rhizobacter sp. AJA081-3:
CCAAGGCCTTCCTGCGCGCCAAGACGCTGGAGATGCGCCAGCGCCACCAGAAGTACGAGGACACGCCCTACGCGCTGGAGCCCAACTGCAAGGAAAGCCCGGGCGGCCTGCGCGACCTGCAGGTGGTGATCTGGGTGGCGCGCGCCGCGGGCCTGGGCAAGAGCTGGAACGAGCTGGCCGCCAAGGGGCTGATCACGCCCTTCGAGGTCAAGCAGTTGCAGCGCAGCGAGGGCCTGCTCAAGCTGATCCGCGCGCGGCTGCACATGATCGCCGGCCGCCGCGAGGACCGGCTCGTGTTCGACCTGCAGACCGCGGTGGCCGAGAGCTTCGGCTACCAGTCGGCGCCGGGGCAGCGGGCCTCGGAAGTGCTGATGCGCCGCTACTACTGGGCGGCCAAGGCGGTGGCGCAGCTCAACCAGATCCTCATGCTCAACATCGAGGAGCATGTCGAGGGTTCGCAGCACGCGCCGATGCGGCCGATCAGCGAAGACTTCCTCGAACGCGCGGGCGTGCTCGAAGTGGTCAGCGACGACCTGTACCTGCGCAAGCCGCATGCGATCCTGGAGACCTTCCTCACGCACCAGCGTGCGGCCGGCATCAACGGCCTGTCGGCGCGCACGCTGCGTGCCCTGTACAACTCGCGCGACCAGATGGGGGCGGCGTTCCGCAGCGACCCGGTCAACCGTGCGACCTTCATGCAGATCCTGCAGGAGCCCGAAGGCCAGACGCACGCCTTCCGGCTGCTGAACCAGACTTCGGTGCTGGGCCGCTACCTGTGGGTGTTCCGCCGCATCGTCGGGCAGATGCAGCACGACCTGTTCCACGTCTACACCGTGGACCAGCACATCCTGATGGTGCTTCGCAACGTGCGGCGCTTCTTCATCCCCGAGCACGCCCACGAGTACCCGTTCTGCACCCAGCTCGCGCTCACCTGGGACAAGCCCTGGGTGCTGTACGTGGCCGCCCTCTTCCACGACGTGGCCAAGGGCCGCGGCGGCGACCATTCGGAGCTCGGCGCCACCGAGGTGCGGCGCTTCTGCCGCGACCACGGCATCGACCGCGAAGACGCCGCGCTGATCGAGTTCCTGGTGCGTGAGCACCTGCGCATGTCGCGCATCGCGCAGAAGGAAGACCTGTCGGACCCCGACGTCATCGAGGACTTCGCCCGCCGCGTGGACACGCCGCGCTACCTGACTGGCCTGTACCTGCTGACCGTGGCCGACATCCGCGGCACCAGCCCGAAGGTCTGGAACGCCTGGAAGGGCAAGCTGCTCGAAGACCTGTACCGCCAGACGTTGCGCGCGCTGGGTGGCGCCAAGCCCAACCTCGACGCCGAGATCGAGGCGCGCAAGGAAGAGGCGCGCCACCTGCTGAACCTGCACTCGATGTTGCCCGACACCGAAGGGCCGCTGTGGAAGACGCTGGAGGTGAGCTACTTCGCGCGCCACGACGCCGGCGACATCGCATGGCATGCGCGCTCGCTGTTCCGCCACGTCCAGGCACCCGAGCCGATCGTCAAGGCACGGCCCTCGTCGCTGGGCGAAGGCCTGCAGGTGCTCGTCTACTCGCCCGACCGCCCGGACCTCTTTGCGCGCATCTGCGGCTACTTCGACGGCGCCGGCTTCAACATCCTGGACGCCAAGGTCCACACCACGCGCACCGGATATGCGCTCGACACCTTCCAGGTCACCAGCCCGCAGCTCGAGGGCCAGGACACAGCGCACTACCGCGACCTGATCTCGCTGGTCGAGACGCAGCTCGCGCATGCGCTTGACGCCACCGGGCCGCTGCCCGAGCCGAGCCGCGGGCGCATCTCGCGGCGAGTCAAGTCCTTCCCGATCACGCCGCGCATCACGCTGCGGCCCGACGAGCGTGCGCAACGCTGGCTGCTCGGCGTGTCGACCAGCGACCGCTCGGGCCTGCTCTACGCCATCGCCCGCGTGCTGGCTCGCCACCATGTCAACCTGCAGCTGGCCAAGATCACCACGCTGGGCGAGCGGGTGGAAGACACCTTCCTCATCGACGGCTCGGCGCTGCAGCAGAACCGCAAGCAGATCGAGATCGAGAGCGAGCTGCTCGACGCGATCAGTCCCTGATGCCCATCGTCTCCATTCCGGCGCCCGACGCGCTGCTGCGGCTGGCCGAGTTCGACGCGGTGATCGACGCGCGATCCGAGAGCGAATACGCCGAGGACCGTCTGCCCGGCGCGATCAACTGGCCGACGCTCAACGACGCCGAGCGCGCGCTGGTCGGCACCGAGTACAAGCAGGTCTCGCCCTTCACGGCGCGCAAGCGCGGCGCGGTGCTGGCCGCGCGCAACATCGCCGCGCACATCGAGCGCGAGTGCCTGGACAAGCCCAAGGACTGGACGCCGCTGGTCTACTGCTGGCGCGGCGGCCAGCGCAGCGGCTCGCTGGCCACGGTGCTGTCGGCGATCGGCTTTCGGGTGCACCTGCTCGAGGGCGGCTACCGGGAGTTCCGGCGTGCCGTGATCGCCGCGCTCGAGGAACTGCCGCAGCGTTTCGACTTCCGCGTCGTCTGCGGCACCACCGGTTCGGGCAAGAGCCGGCTGCTGCAGCGCCTGGCCGAGACCGGAAGCGTGCAGGTGCTCGACCTGGAATTGCTGGCCAACCACCGCGGCTCGGTGCTCGGCCTGGTGCCCGGCAGCCCGCAGCCGGGGCAGAAGCAGTTCGAGTCGCACGTGTGGGACGCGCTGCGCCGCTTCGACCCGGCGCGGCCGGTGATCGTCGAGAGCGAGAGCAAGAAGGTCGGCGACCTGCGCGTGCCCGAGAAGCTGATCGAGCGCATGAGGGCCTCGCCGTGCATCCGGCTCGACCTGTCGCTGGAAGGCCGCGTGCAGTTGCTGATCGAGGACTACGACTTCTTCGTGCGCGACACCGACACCTTCTGCGCCCGCCTGGACGCGCTGCGCGTGCTGCGCGGCAACGAAGTGGTCAACGGCTGGCAGGAGGCCGCGCGTGCCGGCCGGACGCGCGCGGTGGTGCGCGACCTGCTGGTCAGCCACTATGACCCGGTCTACCTGCAGTCGATGAAGCGCAACTTCGCCGGCTTCGCGCAGCCGCTGCTGGCCCTCGATTGGGACGGCAGCGCGGCCTCGCTGGACGCCGCCGCGCGACAGGTGTCCGCGCTGGCCTAGAATCCTGGCTCCGGTCGGCAGTTCACCCAGGCGTTGCCGCGCACTCCGTGCGAGCTCAACCTGCCATCACCCCCGATGCTTGGTCACGTTCTTCGTGCGCCGGGCCGGAAGTCGGCAACCCCCGGCGGCTCGCTTCGCGAGCTTGGCGCATGAGCAACGAGAGACCATCATGCCCCGTATCGACGTGCCGCTGCATGCGGCAGACATCTCCAGTTTCGCGAAGTCCCTCGGCCGCGAATTGAAGCAGACCCACGAGCAGGCGCAGCGCCCGCCCGGCCACGTGGAGCTGTTGAACATGCTCGCGCGTGCCGCGGGCTACCGCAACTTCCAGAGCCTGAAGGCGCGGCCGGTGCCGGCAGCCGCCGTGCCGGTCCCACCCCCACCGCCAGCTGCGCTGAGCGATACAGCGGCCAAGGCGCTGCGCCAGTTCGACGCGCACGGCCGCGTCATCCGCTGGCCGATCAAGTACAGCGTGCAGCGGCTGATGCTGTGGGGGCTGTGGATGCGCTTCGACGCACGGCGCCGCTACAGCGAACGCGAGGTCAACGAGGTGCTGAACGCCTGGCACCTGTTCGGCGACCACTGCACGCTGCGCCGCGAGCTCGTCGAGATGAAGATGCTCGCGCGCACTGACGGCGGCGCCGAGTACCGCAAGCTGCCGCGCCGGCCCGATGCCGAAGCGATGGCGCTGATGCGGGCGCTGCGCGCTCGGGGCTCGCCGGGCTGAGCCGGGTCACTTGGCGAGGAAATGCTCGCGGTAGTACGCGAGCTCTTCGATCGACTCGTGGATGTCGGCCAGCGCGGTGTGCGCCTGGGCCTTCTTGAAGCCGGCCAGGATGTCCGGCTTCCAGCGCCGCGCCAGCTCCTTGAGCGTGCTGACGTCGAGGTTGCGGTAATGGAAGAACGCCTCCAGCGCCGGCATGTGGATGGCCAGGAAGCGCCGGTCCTGGCAGATGCTGTTGCCGCACATCGGCGACTTGCCCGCCGGCACGTAGCGCTTGAGGAACTCGATCAGCTGTGCCGATGCCGACGCCTCGTCGACGGTGGAGGCCTTCACGCGCTCGGTCAGGCCGCTGCGGCCGTGCGTTCCCTTGTTCCAGGCGTCCATCGCGTCGAGCGTGGCATCGCTCTGGTGGATGGCGAACACCGGGCCTTCGGTGCGGTGGTTCAGGTTCGCGTCGGTCACGACCACGGCGACTTCGATGACCCGGTCGCGCTCGGGCACCAGGCCGGTCATCTCGAGGTCGATCCAGATCAGGTTCTCGTTGCTCGGTGTCAGCAGGCTTTCGCTCATCGAAACCGTCTCTCTCAGTGGCGGGGCGGGGGCATTCTCTCAGTTCTACACTTGCGGCCATGCAAGCTTCCATCCTGACCCTGGTCTTCATCGCCGCGCTGCTCGGTGCCATGGCGCTGAAGTACTGGCTCGCCACCCGGCAGATGCGCCACGTGGCCCTGCACCGCAACGCCGTGCCAGCCACCTTCGCGGCGACCATCCCGCTCGCCGCACACCAGAAAGCCGCCGACTACACGCTCGCCAAGGGCCGCTTCGGTCTGCTGAGCACGGCCTTCGGCGCCGCGGTGCTGCTCGGCTGGACGCTGCTGGGCGGGCTCGACGCGGTCAACGGCGCCGTGCGCGAGGTCGTGCATCCGCGCCTGGGCGACATGGGCTACCAGCTCGCGCTTCTGGCCGCCTTCGCGGCGATCGGCGGCCTGCTCGACTTGCCCTTCGACCTGTACAGCACCTTCCGCATCGAGCAGCGTTTCGGCTTCAACCGAATGACATGGAAGCTCTATCTGGCAGACGCGATGAAGAACCTGCTGGTCGGCGTGATCATCGGCTTGCCGATCGCCGCGCTGATCCTGTGGATCATGGGCGCCACCGGGCCGCTGTGGTGGCTGTGGGCCTGGGGCGCCTGGATGGGCTTCAACCTGCTGATCCTGGTGCTCTACCCGACCGTGATCGCGCCGCTGTTCAACAAGTTCGAGCCGCTGGCCGACGAGTCGCTCAGGGCGCGCGTGCAGGCGCTGATGGCGCGCTGCGGATTCACCGCCAAGGGGCTGTTCGTGATGGACGGCAGCAAGCGCTCGGCCCACGCCAATGCCTACTTCACCGGCTTCGGCGCGGCCAAGCGCGTGGTCTTCTTCGATACGCTGCTGAACAAGCTCTCTCCCGGCGAGGTGGAGGCCGTGCTGGCCCACGAGCTCGGCCACTTCAAGCACCGGCACGTGATCAAGCGCATCGCGGCGATGTTCGGGCTCAGCCTGGCGGGCTTCGCGCTGCTGGGCTGGCTGTCGGGGCAGGCCTGGTTCTACCAGGGGTTGGGCGTGCAGCCCGGCATCGGCGCGCCGAACGATGCGCTGGCGCTGTTGCTGTTCCTGCTCGTCACGCCGGTGTTCGGCTTCTTCGTCTCGCCGCTGCTCGCGCAGCTGTCACGCCGTCACGAGTTCCAGGCTGACGCCTATGCGTGCGCGCAGGCCAGCGGTGTCGATCTCTCCTCCGCGCTGCTGAAGCTGCACGAGGACAACGCTGCCACGCTGACGCCCGACCCGGTCTACGTGAAGTTCTACTACTCGCACCCGCCGGCCTCCGAGCGGCTCGCGGCAATGCGACATCAACCGGCCTGAGGCCCCCCATGAGCAATCTGCTGAACCAACGCTGCAAGGCGCTCGAGGGCGGCACGGCGATGAATCCTGAGGCGATCCGCGACCATCTGGCGCAGGTCAGCGGCTGGCACCTTTCCAGCGGCGCGATCGAGAAGACCTTCAACTTCAGGAACTACCACGAGACCCTGGGTTTCGTGAACGCACTGGGCTGGATCGCCAACACCGAAGACCACCACCCCGAGCTGCGCGTCTTCTACGACCGCTGCGTGGTGCGCTTCGACACCCACTCGGTGGGCGGCATCTCGATCAACGATTTCATCTGCGCGGCCAAGGCCGATGCGCTGGTGGCCTTCGTCGCCTGAGCCCGGCACCCATTGAACCGCGCCGTCGAACTCGACATCGGGCTGGTGGTCGCCGGCCATGGCCGCCACTACACCGTCGAAACGCCTGAAGGCACCCGGCTGACCTGCTCGCCGCGGGGCAAGAAGAGCGACTGCGTGGTCGGCGACCGCGTGCGCTGGATGCCCGCCGGCGGCGGCGAAGGCGTGATCGAGGCGGTGGAGCCGCGGCGCAACCTGCTGTTCCGCCAGGACGACTGGAAGACCAAGTCCTTCGCCGCCAATCTCGATCAACTTCTTGTACTGGTCGCCGCCGAACCGGTGTTCAGCGAGTCGCAGCTGGCGCGTGCGCTGATTGCCGCCGAGGCCGCCGGCATCCCGGCCGCCATCGTGCTGAACAAGGCCGACCTGCCCGCCATCGACACCGCCCGCAAGCGGCTCGCGCCGTACGCGGCCATGGGCATCGCGGTGCACGAGATGGCGCTCAAGGCCCAGCCCGGGCCGAGTCGCGACATGCTGTCGCCGCTGCTGCAAGGCAAGGCGACCCTGGTGCTGGGCCCCAGCGGCACGGGCAAGAGCACGCTGATAAACCTGCTCGTTCCGCACGCGAGCGCGCAGGTCGGCGAGATCTCGCGCGTGCTGAACTCGGGGCGGCACACGACCACGACCACGGCCTGGTACTGGATCGACGAAGCCCGCACCAGTGCGCTGATCGACTCGCCGGGCTTCCAGGAGTTCGGTCTCAGGCAGGTCGACGCGCAGCAACTGCCGGCGCTGATGGCCGACTTCCGCGAGCCGTCGACGTTATGCCGCTTCTACAACTGCACCCATGTGAAGGAGCCGGGCTGCGGCGTGCTGGCGGCGGTGGCGCGCGGCGAGATCACCGAGCAGCGGCACCGCATCTACACGGAAATCCTCGCGGAGCTTCAGCGCTCACGCTACTGAGCTGGCTTCAACCGATGAGGTTGGCCAGTGACAGCAAGGCCAGCAGCAGCATCCACAGCACCACCGAGCGCCACACCAGGCCGACGACGCTGCGCAGGTGGCCGGCCACCGGCGGCAGGCCCGGCGTCGAGCCTTCGGCACCGGCACTCTCGGGCAAGGCGCCTGCTTCGAAGGTCTTGGAGCGATCGGGCGTGATGCCCGGTGCCGCGCTGCCGCCGAGCTGCACGCCCACGGCACCTGCAGCGGCGGCGAGGATGATGCCTTCATTCTCGTGCTTCCACAGCCAGGCGTCGCGGCGCCAGCAGGTGATGGCCTCCTCGAAATTGCCGACCACCGCGAAGCCGAAGGCCGTCAGGCGCGCCGGCACATGGTCGATCAGTCCGAACAGCCACTGCGAGAGCTTCATCAGCCGCTCGTTCACCGGTACGCCGACGGTGCGGCTCTTGAAGGCCCAGTAGCGGCTGGCCAGCTCGGCCATGCGGTACAGCACCGCCCCAGCCGGCCCGAGGCCCAGCGCCGACAGCAGCACGAACCAGAAGAACACGCCGAACACATGGCGGTGCGCGGCCAGCAGCGAATGTTCGATGACGTGGCGCAGCAGCTCGGTGCGCGGCAGCTCGCTGGCATCGAGGTGGCGCCACTGCGCGAGCAGGCGGCGCGCCTCGTTCTCGTCGCCGCGATCCAGTGCGTCGCGGATGTCGGTGTAGTAGTGGCTGAACTGGCGGAAGCCCAGCGTGAGGTAGAGCACCGCCACGTTCCAGCCCAGCGCGAGCAGCAGGCTGAAATGGCCGAACAGCTTGTAGATCGCCACGGTGGCCAGCGCCGGCACCAGCACCGTGATGCCCCACACCACCCAGGCGTGGTGCTCGCGGCCGGCGTCGAAGTTGCGGCCCGCCCAGCGCATCCAGCCGGTCAGCGTGTCATGGATGACATTGCCGCGCGGCAGGGGCTTGAGTTGTTCGATCAGCAGCGCGAACAGGACGGCGAAGAAACTCATCCCGATCGATGATACCGGCCCCTGCGCGCGCCTCAGGCGGCCAGGAAGGCGTAGAGGTTGCGCAGCATGGCGGCCGTGGCGCCCCAGATGAAGTAGCGGCGCACCTGCCCATCGGCCCCCGGACCCTCCCAGGGCATGGACAGGAAGCGCCGCTGAACGCCGGCGAACTCGAATTCGTGGCGCTGGTGGTGCGCCGGATCCATCAGGAAGGCCAGCGGCACCTCGAAGGCCTCGGCCACCTCGAACTCATCGAGTGCCAGCGTGAAGCCGGGCTGCACCAGGGCCACCACCGGCGTGACGATGAAGCCGGTCACGGTGGTGTAGACAGGCAGCGCGCCGATCACGTCGACATGCTCGGCGGCCAGGCCGACCTCCTCCTGCGCCTCGCGCAGCGCGGTGTGCACCACGTCGTCGTCGCTGTCTTCGGCGCGCCCCCCAGGGAAGCTGATCTGGCCGGCGTGGTCGCGCAGGTGGTCGGTGCGGCGCGTGAGCAGCACCGTCGGCCCGGCCGCGCGGGCCACCAACGGCACCAGCACCGAGGCATGGGCCGGCGTGCGGTCGGCGAACAGGCGCCCGTCGCCGGGAATCTCCGGCTCCCAGCCGGCCGCACCGCCGAAACGCCGACGCAGCGAATCGGCGCGCAGCCGATCGGCCGGCACCGCGCTCAGGTGCGCGTCCGTGCCGAGCACGGGCACCGACTGCGGATCGAGGATGGGCGGGCGTGTCATGGGCTTGAATGACGAAGCCGCCCCAGGGGGCGGCTCGGTGACCTAGGGGCCAGCTTGTGACGCGTCCGGCTGCGCCGGGTCACGTCGGAAGCTGGCTTCGCGCTGCGCGCGACCCGCCGCTGAGCGGCGGGCTGACCCGAAGGGTCAGGCCAGCTTCTCCTTGATTCGCGCCGACTTGCCCGAGCGCTGGCGCAGGTAGTACAGCTTGGCGCGGCGCACGTCGCCGCGGCGCTTCACCTCGATCGTGGCGATCAGCGGGCTGTACAGCTGGAACGTACGCTCCACGCCTTCGCCGCTGGAGATCTTGCGCACGATGAAGCTGCTGTTCAGGCCGCGGTTGCGCTTGGCGATCACGACACCTTCGTAGGCCTGCACGCGCTTGCGGGTGCCTTCGACGACGTTCACGCTGACGATCACGGTGTCGCCGGGGGCGAATTCGGGGATGGTCTTGTTGAGACGGGTGATTTCTTCCCGCTCGAGGGTCTGGATCAGGTCCATGGGTTCTCCAATGATCGTGCCCGGGGGTGTTGGAATGTGGCGGCAGCTGGGCATGAAGCCCGCTGCCATGCCCGGCAGAGGATCGAAAAGCCTGTGATTATAGCCCGAGGCTGGCGAGATACTTCTCGTCGGCGGGAGTCAGCCGCCCGGCAGCCCGCGCCGCGGCGATCAGGTCGGGCCGGCGCCGTGCCGTCAGCTCAAGCGAACGCTCGCGCCGCCAGCGGGCGATTTCAGCGTGGTGACCCGAGAGCAGCACCGGCGGCACCGGCCGGGCCTCGGCGCCCTGCCCCAGCATTTCCGGGCGGCTGTAGTGCGGGCAGTCGAGCAGGCCGTCCGAGAAGCTGTCCTGCTCGTGCGAGCGCGCATCGCCCAGCACGCCCTCCTGCAGCCGCGCCACGCCGTCGAGCAGCGCCAGGGCCGGCAGTTCGCCACCGGAGAGCACGAAGTCGCCCAGGCTCAGTTCGACGTCGACATGGCGGTCCAGCACACGCTGGTCGATGCCTTCGTAGCGGCCGCACAGCAGGATCGCCCCGGCGCCGGCGGCGAATTCCTGGATCAGCGCCTGGTCGATGCGGCGGCCAGTGGGCGTGAAATGCACCACCGGCGCCGGGGCAGCCCGATCGGCGCGCAAGGCCGTCAAGGCACGCTCCAGCGGTTCGGCCAGCATCACCATGCCCGGCCCGCCGCCGTAAGGGCGGTCGTCGACGCGGCGGTAGTTGTCGTCGGCAAAGTCGCGCAACGGCCAGAGCTTGACCTCGACCTGGCAGGTCTCGAACGCGCGCCGCGTCACGCCGACCGTGAAGTGCGGCGCAAAGAGCTCGGGGAACAACGTGACGACGTCGAAGCGCATGGCCGCGCCCGGCTCAGAAGTCCAGGCCCCAATCGACGCGGACGCGCCGCTGCTCGAGGCTGACCTCGTCGATGTACTGCGCGACGAACGGGATCAGCCGTTCGGCAGCTTCGCCCTGGGCACCTTCGGGCAACACGCGCAGCACGCTGTGCGCGCCGGTGTCGATCAGTCCGACGACCTGGCCCAAGGGCTCGTCCTGCCGGTTGATCACGGCCAGCCCCATCAGGTCGACCCAGTAGAACTCGTCGGCACCGGCGGTCGGGAAACTGGCGCGCGACACGAAGACCCGGGCGCCGCGCAAGGCCTCGGCGCCGCTGCGATCGATCACGTCGAGCGTGCGCGCCACCACCCATTCGCCGTGCTCGCGCGATTCGGCGATCTTCAGGTACGGGGGAAACGCTTCGGCACCGTTCGGCCGGGAGATGCGCGGCTCTTCGGGCGGCCGCAGGAACCAGCGGCGAGAGGAAAACAGCGCCTGCGGGTCGGTGGCGAAGGCCTGGACCTTGAACCAGCCCTTCACACCCCAGGCGCCGATGATGCGCCCGACCTCGACGGCATCGTCGGGCCAGGCGGGCTCGGCAGCGGACGTCGGTTGCGTCACGGCCGCTGCCGCGCCCACGTCAGGGCTCAGCCTCAGGCAGCCGCCTTGGCCTGCGCGACGAGGCGAGCCACCGTCGGCGACAGCTGGGCGCCGTTGCCGGACCAGAACTCGACGCGGTCGAAAGCCACGCGCAGCGGCTGCTCGGCACCGGAGGCGACGGGGTTGTAGAAGCCCACGCGCTCGATGAAGC
Proteins encoded in this window:
- a CDS encoding [protein-PII] uridylyltransferase — translated: MAAAVPDRLEPPAAAAAASVAELRGRFRQGKAELLRHFGESRPTAPAATRLLKALARHVDATLVALWDRAGMPAGAALLAVGGYGRGELFPHSDVDVLVLLPPAAVRQPDHEAGQTQAAIEGFITACWDVGLEIGSSVRTVDECIAEAERDVTVQTALLESRYLCGSRRVFTTFRHANTRAMDPKAFLRAKTLEMRQRHQKYEDTPYALEPNCKESPGGLRDLQVVIWVARAAGLGKSWNELAAKGLITPFEVKQLQRSEGLLKLIRARLHMIAGRREDRLVFDLQTAVAESFGYQSAPGQRASEVLMRRYYWAAKAVAQLNQILMLNIEEHVEGSQHAPMRPISEDFLERAGVLEVVSDDLYLRKPHAILETFLTHQRAAGINGLSARTLRALYNSRDQMGAAFRSDPVNRATFMQILQEPEGQTHAFRLLNQTSVLGRYLWVFRRIVGQMQHDLFHVYTVDQHILMVLRNVRRFFIPEHAHEYPFCTQLALTWDKPWVLYVAALFHDVAKGRGGDHSELGATEVRRFCRDHGIDREDAALIEFLVREHLRMSRIAQKEDLSDPDVIEDFARRVDTPRYLTGLYLLTVADIRGTSPKVWNAWKGKLLEDLYRQTLRALGGAKPNLDAEIEARKEEARHLLNLHSMLPDTEGPLWKTLEVSYFARHDAGDIAWHARSLFRHVQAPEPIVKARPSSLGEGLQVLVYSPDRPDLFARICGYFDGAGFNILDAKVHTTRTGYALDTFQVTSPQLEGQDTAHYRDLISLVETQLAHALDATGPLPEPSRGRISRRVKSFPITPRITLRPDERAQRWLLGVSTSDRSGLLYAIARVLARHHVNLQLAKITTLGERVEDTFLIDGSALQQNRKQIEIESELLDAISP
- the mnmH gene encoding tRNA 2-selenouridine(34) synthase MnmH, whose translation is MPIVSIPAPDALLRLAEFDAVIDARSESEYAEDRLPGAINWPTLNDAERALVGTEYKQVSPFTARKRGAVLAARNIAAHIERECLDKPKDWTPLVYCWRGGQRSGSLATVLSAIGFRVHLLEGGYREFRRAVIAALEELPQRFDFRVVCGTTGSGKSRLLQRLAETGSVQVLDLELLANHRGSVLGLVPGSPQPGQKQFESHVWDALRRFDPARPVIVESESKKVGDLRVPEKLIERMRASPCIRLDLSLEGRVQLLIEDYDFFVRDTDTFCARLDALRVLRGNEVVNGWQEAARAGRTRAVVRDLLVSHYDPVYLQSMKRNFAGFAQPLLALDWDGSAASLDAAARQVSALA
- a CDS encoding DUF2087 domain-containing protein; its protein translation is MPRIDVPLHAADISSFAKSLGRELKQTHEQAQRPPGHVELLNMLARAAGYRNFQSLKARPVPAAAVPVPPPPPAALSDTAAKALRQFDAHGRVIRWPIKYSVQRLMLWGLWMRFDARRRYSEREVNEVLNAWHLFGDHCTLRRELVEMKMLARTDGGAEYRKLPRRPDAEAMALMRALRARGSPG
- the orn gene encoding oligoribonuclease — encoded protein: MSESLLTPSNENLIWIDLEMTGLVPERDRVIEVAVVVTDANLNHRTEGPVFAIHQSDATLDAMDAWNKGTHGRSGLTERVKASTVDEASASAQLIEFLKRYVPAGKSPMCGNSICQDRRFLAIHMPALEAFFHYRNLDVSTLKELARRWKPDILAGFKKAQAHTALADIHESIEELAYYREHFLAK
- a CDS encoding M48 family metallopeptidase encodes the protein MQASILTLVFIAALLGAMALKYWLATRQMRHVALHRNAVPATFAATIPLAAHQKAADYTLAKGRFGLLSTAFGAAVLLGWTLLGGLDAVNGAVREVVHPRLGDMGYQLALLAAFAAIGGLLDLPFDLYSTFRIEQRFGFNRMTWKLYLADAMKNLLVGVIIGLPIAALILWIMGATGPLWWLWAWGAWMGFNLLILVLYPTVIAPLFNKFEPLADESLRARVQALMARCGFTAKGLFVMDGSKRSAHANAYFTGFGAAKRVVFFDTLLNKLSPGEVEAVLAHELGHFKHRHVIKRIAAMFGLSLAGFALLGWLSGQAWFYQGLGVQPGIGAPNDALALLLFLLVTPVFGFFVSPLLAQLSRRHEFQADAYACAQASGVDLSSALLKLHEDNAATLTPDPVYVKFYYSHPPASERLAAMRHQPA
- a CDS encoding 4a-hydroxytetrahydrobiopterin dehydratase; the protein is MSNLLNQRCKALEGGTAMNPEAIRDHLAQVSGWHLSSGAIEKTFNFRNYHETLGFVNALGWIANTEDHHPELRVFYDRCVVRFDTHSVGGISINDFICAAKADALVAFVA
- the rsgA gene encoding ribosome small subunit-dependent GTPase A gives rise to the protein MNRAVELDIGLVVAGHGRHYTVETPEGTRLTCSPRGKKSDCVVGDRVRWMPAGGGEGVIEAVEPRRNLLFRQDDWKTKSFAANLDQLLVLVAAEPVFSESQLARALIAAEAAGIPAAIVLNKADLPAIDTARKRLAPYAAMGIAVHEMALKAQPGPSRDMLSPLLQGKATLVLGPSGTGKSTLINLLVPHASAQVGEISRVLNSGRHTTTTTAWYWIDEARTSALIDSPGFQEFGLRQVDAQQLPALMADFREPSTLCRFYNCTHVKEPGCGVLAAVARGEITEQRHRIYTEILAELQRSRY
- a CDS encoding CobD/CbiB family protein; this translates as MSFFAVLFALLIEQLKPLPRGNVIHDTLTGWMRWAGRNFDAGREHHAWVVWGITVLVPALATVAIYKLFGHFSLLLALGWNVAVLYLTLGFRQFSHYYTDIRDALDRGDENEARRLLAQWRHLDASELPRTELLRHVIEHSLLAAHRHVFGVFFWFVLLSALGLGPAGAVLYRMAELASRYWAFKSRTVGVPVNERLMKLSQWLFGLIDHVPARLTAFGFAVVGNFEEAITCWRRDAWLWKHENEGIILAAAAGAVGVQLGGSAAPGITPDRSKTFEAGALPESAGAEGSTPGLPPVAGHLRSVVGLVWRSVVLWMLLLALLSLANLIG
- a CDS encoding CoA pyrophosphatase; the encoded protein is MTRPPILDPQSVPVLGTDAHLSAVPADRLRADSLRRRFGGAAGWEPEIPGDGRLFADRTPAHASVLVPLVARAAGPTVLLTRRTDHLRDHAGQISFPGGRAEDSDDDVVHTALREAQEEVGLAAEHVDVIGALPVYTTVTGFIVTPVVALVQPGFTLALDEFEVAEAFEVPLAFLMDPAHHQRHEFEFAGVQRRFLSMPWEGPGADGQVRRYFIWGATAAMLRNLYAFLAA
- the rplS gene encoding 50S ribosomal protein L19; translation: MDLIQTLEREEITRLNKTIPEFAPGDTVIVSVNVVEGTRKRVQAYEGVVIAKRNRGLNSSFIVRKISSGEGVERTFQLYSPLIATIEVKRRGDVRRAKLYYLRQRSGKSARIKEKLA
- the trmD gene encoding tRNA (guanosine(37)-N1)-methyltransferase TrmD — protein: MRFDVVTLFPELFAPHFTVGVTRRAFETCQVEVKLWPLRDFADDNYRRVDDRPYGGGPGMVMLAEPLERALTALRADRAAPAPVVHFTPTGRRIDQALIQEFAAGAGAILLCGRYEGIDQRVLDRHVDVELSLGDFVLSGGELPALALLDGVARLQEGVLGDARSHEQDSFSDGLLDCPHYSRPEMLGQGAEARPVPPVLLSGHHAEIARWRRERSLELTARRRPDLIAAARAAGRLTPADEKYLASLGL
- the rimM gene encoding ribosome maturation factor RimM (Essential for efficient processing of 16S rRNA) produces the protein MTQPTSAAEPAWPDDAVEVGRIIGAWGVKGWFKVQAFATDPQALFSSRRWFLRPPEEPRISRPNGAEAFPPYLKIAESREHGEWVVARTLDVIDRSGAEALRGARVFVSRASFPTAGADEFYWVDLMGLAVINRQDEPLGQVVGLIDTGAHSVLRVLPEGAQGEAAERLIPFVAQYIDEVSLEQRRVRVDWGLDF
- the rpsP gene encoding 30S ribosomal protein S16, producing MVVIRLSRGGAKKRPFYNIVVADSRERRDGRFIERVGFYNPVASGAEQPLRVAFDRVEFWSGNGAQLSPTVARLVAQAKAAA